The Chryseobacterium glaciei DNA window ATACAAGAGATCCTATCATAAAATCCAGATTGTATAGTGAATACGGAAGAAATTATGCACTGCTGAAATTACAGAAGCAGTCTAACAAAATTTTCGATAAAGCCATCAGCTACGCCTGGAAAATCCCTTCCCAAAAGCAGAGAGATTATTATTTATATTACAATTACGCCTGGAAATGGGATAATTTTGATAATCTGAATGAGCTTGATTCTATGCATATGATGCAGAGAAAGTGTCTAAAAATATCATCAGAACCTTTAATATTTGTAAAAATTGCAGATCAATATGTTTCGAGAAAAATACATCTGGATTCTGCTGAATTTTACCTCAATAAAGCTCTTCCGCTAGCTTCAACAGGAAAATATCCGATTCGTCAGAAAGCAATGGCATTAATAACATTCGGGAATCTGTATACTGAAAAGAAGGAATATGAAAAAGCACTGGATTATTATCTTCAATCTCTTGCCGTTTCACAAAAAATGAAGAGCAATGCAGATATACGAGAGGTTTACAAAGCTATTTCAAGAACCTATAAGTTCCTTAATGATAAAGAAAAAGCCCTAGAATATTACTCTAAATATTCTTTTCTAAGCGATAAAATCGTAAGTGATGAAAAAAAAGCGCTTGGTGTTGCAGTAGAAAAATCTCTTCAGGAAAAAGAGCAGGAAAAGAATAAACTCTATTTGTATATCATTATTATTGTAGCTGTTTTCTTCATTTTAGGATATTTTATAAGAAAATTCTATCTCAAAA harbors:
- a CDS encoding tetratricopeptide repeat protein codes for the protein MNFSTNFILKALYLFTILLATQYMSQNHTLAELDTITRQYKNKGDLEGAMKFNIEALKHYENDKNIEGKASTYINIGNLLCTLNRHKESLEYLDKAEKEIKNTRDPIIKSRLYSEYGRNYALLKLQKQSNKIFDKAISYAWKIPSQKQRDYYLYYNYAWKWDNFDNLNELDSMHMMQRKCLKISSEPLIFVKIADQYVSRKIHLDSAEFYLNKALPLASTGKYPIRQKAMALITFGNLYTEKKEYEKALDYYLQSLAVSQKMKSNADIREVYKAISRTYKFLNDKEKALEYYSKYSFLSDKIVSDEKKALGVAVEKSLQEKEQEKNKLYLYIIIIVAVFFILGYFIRKFYLKKEKHKDELIEEKSIETDKLKKKINVSFDEVTKLAKTNDPFFLTRFKEVYSEFYENLIIQHPNITNHDVKFCAYLKLDLSSKEIAQYENITLRAVETKKYRLKKKLELPADTDLQRWILDL